The following DNA comes from Watersipora subatra chromosome 8, tzWatSuba1.1, whole genome shotgun sequence.
AAACAACGTATTGGCGCTGAGAGAGCCCAAGACCTCTCCTCTACCAAAAGGGCGTCGTAGCGCCCTTTTGGTAGAGGGGTGCGGGGGAACTCACTCgcaaatgttttttgtaaaatgttttgttttatacCTAATTTCCACAGCTTTTTAGGGAAAGAACAAGTATTTCAATGGTATAATTAATAAATTCACATAGTAAATTCATCTTGAGAGCTTAACTTCACAGATATATTCATTGAAATGAGACTCAGGAAAAATGAGAATGGTTTAACTCTTAAGCAAACGCATACAGCCTTATCTTTTAACATAGAGACAATAGAAAACCTAGGAAACATAGATCACTTTAAATCCCAATGATATCACCCATTAAAGGTGTGCCCCAAACAGCTAAGAACCCCGCGGgcctaaaatttaaatttattggcCTCAGACTTTCATCATTTCTATTCATCTAAGACAAAGCTTAGGCTTAATGTAGTATTGGCATAGTTTAGGTAATGAGTCGGTCAACTATGCATAATGCATTAACTTACAAGCATTGCCTTGTATGATAATAAATGTTTGAAGATGTATGATACATATAAACTCCTCATCAGTTATGCTGGAAAAAAGTTTTGTGATTAATTGAGGTTTCATAGTTGCTTGTGCACCTGTCGTTAAATTTCTACCCCTTCCACTTAAAATCTATGGGGGGTACCCCTTTGAATAAACTGAGAGATTCACGTTGGCATTACAATGAAGGTAAATGATCCTACCATTTCTTTGCCGTAATTCCATTATTTCTAGTCGCAAGGCTGTGATCAGCTATCATTTCTAGTTCAGGTCATGATAAGTAAGGGATTTATAAGTTTCTAGTGCAAAGGGTATGATCCCATCATTTCTAATATTGGTAAGGTAAATCAATCATCACATACTCTCATTCACCTTTGCAGTAACTATCAATTGGTTCATGATGTTTCATTATTAAtcaaataagaataataatgataatgatgaAACAGTTTGCTTTAGAACTTAAATTAGATGTTTTCTGAGAAAGTTTACTTCGATTAGCAAAAGACAAAATAAATTCCTGCAGATAGAATAATCTCAAGCTATTTGGTGATTTTTTTGGACAGGTGACAAGGACGCCTGCTGATTGGGTTGCTTAAAGAAAAGTTGAAGGATATCATGCTTTTCACAAAGTAGCATAGTTGATTCGTTGACACAAGGGATTTGCTCAATAGTTGGTAGCGTGGGTAAATGACCAGGAAGCCTGTTGATTGTGTTGTTTGAAGAAAGATTAAAGGAATTCAAGCTTTTCACAAAGTAACATAGTTGAACGGTTGACGAGAGGAACTTGCTCAAGGATTAGTAAGGTGGACACAGTGTCACCCTTTCGATGGTGCTTACTGTTTTTGGTGTGAGAGACACTCaagctaaaatattaaaaagttagGTGAATATTTTTAGACTTCATAGCAATTTTATCGCATTTCAATAGTATAAGAGCAAACTAATGCTAGGGGATACGCTTTCCAGAAAGTAGCCCATATTTTCTTCTTAGGGATACGCCGTATCCCTGCGTACCCCCTTATTTTGAACACTGCCTGTAACAAAGTAGTAATTGTATAACGCTTTGGTGCTTTTGAAAATATCTAACCCAACTCTGAACTATAGGATTTTTTATGACATTTCTTTTCCAACCAGGtggcaatattttaaaaaaatattttaaaaatttcataaaaagtAGAACCAAagcatagttttatataaaaatatgtgtCGAACAACAAGGGCTAATATataaagattttaataaaatgttatgcTAATTTTAAATAAGAGTTATTAAGATCCTGCATCTTAAAATTCTTTGAAAATTGTTAAAACTATTTCCAACCAGAAAAAAATCTCTGCTAGTTGATAAAATAGTAAACTTAATAAAGGCCAGCCAACATTGTATTTCATATATTAAACTTGattaagtcaacctttaacaacatTCTATTAAATACATTGGATTTAGCTAATTTAACTTATTACTGGCATTTTATTCTATATGTTAGGAATTACATGTATTAGGCAAACTTTCATAAGCTAAAAGTTTTGACATGAGTCATGATTTAGTGTTACAATATATCTGATTGATTTGAATTGCTAACAAAATTTCTGAACAACATGTAACTAGGTTAGAGTCATTAGTTAATTGTTATCAATTGCATTTATATGATTTTGACACTAGATGCATACAACAAACAATAATTGTAACTCAACatttttttaagaattttactgACTCAAACAGTATCCTAGCTGCAACCTAATTAGATTTGATTTGTTTTAGGGAGACATCTTGATGAAGACCACAACTCAAAGATAAcaaagtttgtaaaagtctGCATGGAAAAGTACATAGCAGCAGAACGTAAAGAGACTAATGAAGATATGGCTCATAAAGTTACCAGTACAACTCGAAGGTAAGTTCATAAAAGTTTATcactaaataaaattaaaaaaaactgttaGATTGTGTTCCATTGCAAATTTTGCCTTTTCAAAGTTTTTGGGATCAATTACAATTGTGTTTCCCTTTGGCAATAActtaattaaaaaatacagtaaatgcTTAAGTTTGTGTTACCATGTTTCAAACTACtcataaaataaaagttatgaTGATAGGTTTAATTATATGCCCTAGTTATTAAAAAACTCTCAATAGGTTAAAGTCTTTAGAGTTTGTGCTGTAAAATTAGAGAAGTTACTTCTTTGCTTGCTGCCTGTAAAAAAAGCTTTTGGCAAGTTAACAGTTAATCGTCAGAATATTTTTTAAAGAGAatcaaaacatgttttttctcaTTTTCCTTTTCTTCGAATTCGACTAATTTTGTTCATGCTAAGAAAAAGTGGTTTGTATAGGGGGTATAGATTGGCATTTTTTGATGGTAGTAAAGGTCTAGAAGCTCTGGTTCTATTTGTAGATTAGATATGGTGATTGAGCAGCTTGGTGCCCTAAGAGTTGATGTCAACCGTCAAACTTCACCTTCCTAAAGAACTGGGTCTGAACTGGATGGCTTCAAGTACATGGTTGTCTTTGCAAATTAAAGTTAACATTTTCAGCGGTCATTATTTTTGCAAGcaaattaaatactttttaaCCAAATGTTTTAAGATAGTTTCAAGGAGCTAAACTAATTGTTTTTTTAGTAACGCTGGCTGACAGTAGAAGCTAAGAGagatttataaaatttatatttataaagaaTTATTTAATACTTCTTAATTATTAGAACTTTGATTGTGAAAACATGAGTTGTCGGTTTTTTAAAGGATGCTGAAGTAACACAAAGATAACTCTCAAGCTTCACACATTGATGAGATCAAATGGCAGTTAAACTTTAGACTCCAGAGTCAACCAGATGAGTTACGGCTTACCATCCTTCTATTCAAAATACTGCCCCCTGATTCAATCGAGATGAAACTCACGATCCATAAATTTAGACATCCTTTACAAAGTAATGACATTAGTGAATAGTTAATTTACAGTTTGTGGGAAGTTATTTCTGCTTGTTCTTTATGGGCAGAAATTTATGAATTTGACAAACTGAGGCAAGTTGTACCATATTTTGTCATGTAATTCCTTCTCTACCGGATTAAATTCTGCTTAGATAGTGCTAGAAGTAATAACATGCTAGCACTTTGTCAGAAATACTTCTGTTTTCTCATACTCTCTTATTGCATATTAGTTTGGATTTTACAATTAGATGAGCACAATGCTGCCCTGTTAGCATTTCTTTTGTGTAAAGTAGTTCACCCTAATGATATATTCTTCTACTGTTTGAATATAATTTTGGAATTCTCACTGAAAGCTGACacttttatacacacatttagATAATGAATGATTGTAATAATTTGTCTTTGGTTGCTCACCTTTTTATTGATAGACGTTATAGACTCTTTGAAAactcattttaaattattttctataTTATGTAACCTTTACATGAATTTTAATGCTAAAAAACTTAAATATACAAAAGGACGGTTTATGGGGCTGTCTTAAGGAGAATGCAAAATGTTGGAAGGTCTTTCTTTGCTTATTTAGTAATGCTTTTGCTCTATGTACTTGAGATTTTATAACAACATGAGTACAAGATCGCTTTTTAACACCTCTTTTGTGTCTAATAATTCATCCTAATGGTATATTCTTTTACAATCTAAATATAATTTTGGATTGCTTACTGACACATAACTtttgacacttttttaaataatgaacaTATGTAACATTTGTTTTTGGTTCCCAACTTATCATTTAAAGATTCTACAGACTGTTCTAGGTACTAAGttctttttaaattattctttATATTCTGTAACTTTTACTAGATCTTTGTGGCATAACAAActggaaaataaaaaaaattggttcATAAGGCCGTCTAAAGAAGTTTGCAACAATTTGGATGGTTTGTTCACCTCATTTAGTGATGTCTCTGCTTTATGTACTTCTGTCATCAACTCAGCAATTGCACTGTAATTTATAAAGTGCTATTTTTGGTTGCAGTAGTGAGTATCTACGAATTTATTGTTTAATAGCaactatttattttgtttgtaagTCGTTTGATTTTCTTTCATAAAAATACTGTAAAAACATCAACGTTTAATTCCTTCATAAATGCAGCTAGATTTAATTTATCCAACTGTGTTTAAGCGCTAGAGATGAATATTTTAGTGGTTTTTGTTGATCCTAAGAGATTTTAATCGTATTCGTTACatgataatgtaaaataaactgCTCGATCCTTTACTGTCCACAAAGACAGTCAAGCAAAAAGTATAGCGAATGTTAGCCAacaatatataaagatatacatgtatttatatgtatatatatataattgtttcctcatcccggaaaccctgtatgggtggtgaattctgctctaactcgggtctcctaccagagacctgggagtttgagcactcgcctcaagatcttagctgttcccaatagcgcacttttctgcaactcacctgagttgattgttgttggtatttgggcaaaccacattttatgcgctggtgttaatGCGCCCAgcgccccaatgactactgggattactgttgtttttacattccagcatttttcaatctcttctccaagagggagatatttctataccttttctttttctttgctggctatattgtagtcattgggtactgctatatttattatagtagccctcttgttttccttgtctaccaccactatatctggttggtttgctaggacatgcttgtaaGTTTGGATGGAGAAGTTCCAGAGGATTttagcgtggtcattttcattgaccttaccaggtgcttcccaccagtgttgtggtttattaaggccatactcatcacatagatttctatacacaacacctgcgacatggttATGCCGGTCAGTGTATGcctttcctgctagctgcttgcatccactgatgatgtgttggatggtctcaggtgcatctttgcacagtctgcatctaggatcgtctctagtgcgatagatttttgtttggaattgccttgttgggagcacttgctcctgggctggcATGATTAGCGGCTCTGTAtgggccgttaggtttcctttgttcagccacgtatatgtctggtgaagatcgccaaccttagatatctGTTAGTGGTAAGCATCATGaaaaggtttcgtgtgccagtcaattttctcatcatcagggcgtaggtccgttgtaggagcagccaattgaaattcagctagcaacttatctgaaatggccatggaggctgcatatgctttgatgctttgcggCTTTGCTTCTCTtatttcactgtctgctgtacacttttgagtcccctaccgccaacTTTCCTATTAAAATACAATTTAGTAGTATCAAATTTTGGGTGGAGTGGTCCATGCATTTTCAGCAGTTTATGAGTTGCTATAtatgtttctttgatggcttcctcagtccactttcttatgcctgctggatatcttattactggcagtacgttggtatttattgccatgacttggttcgtGGCAtcgagctggctccgtaagacctgccaaaggcgtttcttgtattcggtaatggcatatatatatatatatatatatatatatatttatatatattatattatttgcatatataatataatatctggtatttatatatatatatatataatatatataatatatatttatatatattatattatttgtgtatataatataatatctggtatttatatatatatatatatatataaatatatatacagtgaaactcggataactcactctcggatatatcgaacacatggttaactcgaatggattagCTTAGTCCAttcccacacaatgataaatggctttatataactcgacctcggcaccgttaattcgaacagttttttgccgaattcacaaacatggtttccgttcaatttattttgaaggagtttccactagtcgcaGAGCTGCGACTACTCTGCTTTTtatacaaaaacactttttatactcgtatagtgtacatataagttcccccgtaccgtataatggaaccgaaaatgaaatcgtataaaaatgatttatagggtcgctaagacgtttgcttagttacggccaagctataaacgttagaaggtattagcaataaaaatttaataaagatagacacagcttgcaaaatccatattgtaacagtgattatatgcggatacataaagatgAAATGTCACAAATTGGCTCGTGGCTTGGCATCCGCTACAACAGACACctgctttacgatggcatcacgcaagcaaggaaaagcgtggaaaccttctgacaaactttaAGTACTCGAagaaatcgaagcaggacaaaagctatcagcattatcaaaaagagaaaatattccaaaaagtacagtgtcaacatggattaaacaaaaagaaagaataagatcgttatgtgaccaaaattcatcaaggctaagaaaTCGTTCAACTttgcacgatgatttggatggtgtattattgacttggtttacacaagtgcgtagtgaaggggtatgtatcgatgggccaattttgttagaaaaggctaacatgTTTTTAAAGGATTTAGGAAAGGATACTACTGTTTCATGCGGTTGGATCGACAGGTGGAAGAAAATGCATTATATTGGCAGTCAGATAGTTGTTGGAGATTCAGCTGCAGTTAATGTTGGAGCAGTGGAAAAGTGGAAAGAAGAGGTGCTTACTCTATTACTTCAAACGTACACTTATGATGACATATTTAATATGGACTAAACCGGGTTGTTTTACAAGCTCATGGTTGACAAAGAGTTGCACTTTAAAGGAGAAAAGTGTAATGGAGGGAAGTTGTCAAAAGAAAGACTGACTGTGGCACCTTGCGCTCATATGTCGGGCATCGAGAAGGAAGTTCCTATTGTAAAAGGAAAGTTCAAAAATCCCccctgttttaaaaatgttactaaACTTCCATGTCAGTATTACCACAATAAGAAGGCTTGGATGGTGAGTGACATCTTTCAAGCGTGGGTAAGAGATTTTTATCGCCGGATGACCAGAAAAAAAAAAAGTGCTTCTCATCATTGACAACTGTCCAGCACACCCAACTATGAATGGGCTTATGTCAATCAGGCTTCTATTTACACTACCCAATACCACAAGCGTGCTGCAACCTATAGACCAAGGAATCTTTCGAACTTTTGAATCTTACTATCGTCAGCAAGTTTTGCAATTCACTGTTGATTACATTGACACTCATGGAAAAAAGCCAGATGCTTCTATCAATGTTTTGCAAGCAATACACTGGGTGGACAGAGCATGGAGCCGTGTCACAAAAGAAACGATCGCCAACTGTTTTCACCACGTGTTTGGTCATACGAACCTTGATCAAACAGATGCGACTTCAACTGCTGATGATAATGAAGAAGGAGACACTGTGAGAAATCTCGATCTTCTACTACACAGCATAGATTCTACATCAAATGTGACAGCCAATAAGTAATCTTGAAATAGCCAATGCTGTTACATTATTATGAACTCAACCCAATAAAGGGCTAAATTAATGACTGTCTAAGGTGTCtaacaaatgtttaaaaaaatagtgTTACTTTAGCTTAATTTCAAGTTTAGAATTGCAGGTGAGCTTTTAGTGGTTGATGGAGACATCACTGTTGCTGAGCATTTGAGTGATGCAGAGATTGTGCAGTCTGTGACATATTGCGGTACTCTCGATGAGTCCGATAGAGAAGATGAGGCTGAGATTATTGAACCTGGTCCACCTACATTGGCTGATGCAAACATTGTTTTAGATGTCCTCAGACGTTTTATAGATACGGGACAGTGCAAGGACTATTATAACTGTTTAAAGTCTATTTCTACAacaagtcacactgttgatctttgtcaaaaaatactttgtcacagactacactcgataatttttttacatgaaacaactgatcagatgtaaagcatgctttttgcattggtcataaatgtttacttatgtccagttttaaaaattatcagaaataatagatatttttctattaagctgagatttgtttgcagctTTAGgcgatgtgactgacaagacgttttaatattaaaattggcaaaattgatctcaaGTAAAACAcgcagaagaaaaaatgtcttctgagcgttttaaccgcgattagattttgtcaattttaatctgaaaaagttccggcagtcacatcacctaaaacaacatacaaatctcaagtgtataaaaatatctatactttctgatacatgttttaaaactctacatcagatgccctttaacttacaacaaacaacctatactttagttttatatatacatgtagtttgtacattatatgtatctaatgataaatacattcacttgtgactgtgctctgataactggAACGCTCTGACAACTCAAACAATTTTCctcagtcccgtgaagtttgagttatccatgtttcactgtatatgtatataaccaTCAATATATTACACATAATCAGTTTTTACTATATTACATTTAGCTGCAGCATAATTCAAAGTTTACATTTGCTGATTTCCTAAATAGCAATCCTGTTTACTAGACAACACTTTTCACTGAAGTAAATAACCAGATTAATAATCGTAATCTATTGTAAACACTTTAAAGTTTTCCTTTCCTTACGGAACCACTTCTTGCTAATGTCCACATGAAGTTGTGTTGTTAGAAGTTAGAGAATGCAAATGTCTTTTTGAAGACTTTGATTCATTGCTTGTTGACATATTTGTACGAAGTTTGCAATTCTGAATCTGTAAGGCATAGAATTGCAGGCTTTTTAAAACTGGCAATCATTAACTActcaactaaaataaaaaccttcagtgtttcaaaagtttttatatttttttttctcatATGAAACAAAAAGTACTGAATTGTCATTATGTATATTTGCTAAACAAAAAGTGCAATATGAAACCGCTAGGTGTAGCTACTTCGTGTGCACTAAAATAACTTCACAAATTGTCATATAAATTTGTACCAAAATGAAACTTGCTTTTAGCAAAAGTTGACTTCTCagcaaaatttaaatatttgaaatttgtTCAAGATCCAGTCATTTGTTTTAACTGTTTTAATAGCCAGAAGTTCTGATAAAGTTTACTCCGTTTTTTGTGAATTTTCAGAACAGGAAAAAATTCCTTTTTAAGGTAGTGAAGACGCCATAACTTTTCGGCTAGTAAGCTCTCAACCAAATGATAGCAACATAAATCCGCAAATTGAAAATATTAGTgctaataatatgaaaatgactATAATCCTTGAAGATTTGGCAGTGTAGTTTGATTGAGTTGAGGCAGCAACAAATTTTAGTACGTATTCAACAGAGACGATGTTATTAGAGGCATCTCCTTTCAATGGCGCATTACCAATGGCAATAAAAGTACCTCCGGCGCGAATGGATGTGTAGATTATATCAATAGTTGCTTTATTTTTCTGAATCGATGGCAATAGTTCTCTAGACCATTTGTAGACTATCTTGCCAGCACTTTTTAGAGAATCGCTACAATCAAGTTTGAAATCTTTACCTGTTTATTCAAAGGTCTTTATCTTGTATACACTTTCAATGGTCAAAACTAATACACTTGCACTAGTGTATcgatttgagtcataaaaacCTCTGCACATAAGTTTTGCACCATTATAAATTTTgcgtaaaattttttttttgaagTAGCACCTTGGCGGCTTGTAAATTACCACTTTTCTCAAAAGTTTGGTTGCCAACCTCCAGGTTAACACTCCCCGGAGGAAAGCCTCTACTTGATGAACAGTTGACCATAATCTTTTTACCCTCTAAACCAGTTGTGACTGATGGGGATATGACAAGCGTTGACAAACTGATTCTAAGTAATACAAATGGGGTAGACCTTACTGCAACTACTGAATAATAACCTTGCATAAAATTTCTAACACGGGCTCTAAAAAGACATTGATATGTTTTATGGCCTACAAGTTCCGGGCTTACAGTAAACCTCAGAGTGGCTTCATACTGGAGAGAACTGTTATCATGTGTTGGACAATAGTTAGTTGttttttgaacaaccttctaTTTTCTTTTACAACTGTTTTGAACTGGCTACCATTTTCATGCACTTCTCCATATAAGTTAGTAACTTGAAGTGATATACCATCAATTTTCAGGCTGAATGGGTAAAGCGTCAAAAAGTTAACTTGGAGGTAGAAAGTAGCtcttttgtcataaactagatAGGACTTGTTAGCACTTTCTTCATATgtaattgaaattgaaataccaaTAACATCAGAAAATGTTGCATTGTTCCGACGTTTTCTTGACCTACAATTACCCAGACACACAAATACAATGTACATTGATTTGCCTCTGCACCCATTTTACAAGCATTCATATAAAGATCAGACAAGGTTAGGCATTATATCAGTAGGTTAGTCAGTTAAGCTCATAACTATTCGAACATTTAATGTAAGTAATGTACCTTATATCTTTTTGTGTATTATGCAAGCATCTTCGAACATGAACTTATCCGCTTTTTTTCTGCTTTCGCCATCATTTATGGAATACCTGCTTTACTTGAAATTTTTTAGCTGATTTTGATTTAGTCACTACATCTAGAAAATCAGTAATTAAATCAGGTAATCAGTGAAATTAACCCAGTAATAATCAGCAGTATATTTGTGTGTATGGTTTCTTTATCATTAAGACTTATTAAAGGAAGGGTAGATGTAAAAATGTAGAATACTGGTAGCAGCAAAAGTAGTGGAGATCATTCAACCCTACAGTTTTAATTATGAAAGTTCATGTTTATCATTCTATATAAATTTGATGATTATTTTTTACCCTCTAATTTCACTTTTtacttatcccacgaccaaacacgagcgaatcGATTGGTTTggaagatttatgataaatgcatatgtgcacacaaatcctaaaaaattatccgttaacggcgttaccaaacccttgtaccaaaatttcTTCAACAAGTTCAACCATTCTTGTGttgttcaagtataataattatacaaaacacgtgtaaacctatttaaatatgttaccaagtctttagaAATTTATCCCAAAATtataaaactaacccatctgattggaggATATATAAATAGACAGAATAATTCGGTTTAAAATCAAATTAGAAATTTGAgaaaccttttttaatcaaaattaggaccggccaacaaaacgccaataaggccatTAGACAGATAGTATATTTGTTGAGTCGTTCAAATTTCATgag
Coding sequences within:
- the LOC137402447 gene encoding uncharacterized protein — its product is MNGLMSIRLLFTLPNTTSVLQPIDQGIFRTFESYYRQQVLQFTVDYIDTHGKKPDASINVLQAIHWVDRAWSRVTKETIANCFHHVFGHTNLDQTDATSTADDNEEGDTVRNLDLLLHSIDSTSNVTANK